In Flavobacterium luteolum, the DNA window TTCCACACTGTGACAGTTTTGAAGAAAACGGGTACACTAAAGAAGAAATGAAATTAGTTCGCGAAACTCAAAAAATCTTAGGTGATAACACTATCAGAGTTACTGCAACTGCTGTTCGTGTTCCAGTTGTTGGTGGACACAGTGAGGCTGTAAACGTTGAGTTTACAAATGATTTTGATGTAAACGAAGTTCGTGAAATCTTACACAATACTGACGGAGTAACGGTACAAGATAATTTGGATACCTTTACATATCCAATGCCATTATATGCAGAAGGTAAAAATGATGTTTTTGTTGGAAGAATTCGTCGCGACGAAAGCCAGCCAAATACATTAAACATGTGGATTGTTGCTGATAACTTAAGAAAAGGAGCTGCAACAAACACAATCCAAATCGCTGAATATTTAATTAAAGCTGGTTTGGTATAATCAAGAGATTAAATAAAATTGTTATAAAGAGAAAACCGTAATTGCAGTGATGTAATTACGGTTTTTTTGATTTCAAATATCTTATTTTGATTATTTTTTAGCCTTTGCAAGTAGATTTCTAATTGAGTTTAGACTAGTTTTACACGAAAGAATCACAGTAACCCGATTAAAAATGAAAAATATAAAATATTTATTAATTCTAATTTCAGGAATTTGCGCAGCGCAGAATAAATTTGAAGTTATGAATGGTTCAAAAAGATATTCTGCTGAGATTTCTGTAGATAATTGTAATGCTGAAAATTGTGAAGGAAAAGCAGTTATAAAATTAGTGGATAAAAAATCAAATCGTTTTTTTCAAACGTTGACTTCAGACGATTTGTATTTTTTTCTTGATGAAAAACAAAAACCAACAGTAAATGTTATTCAGCTTTATGGAGAGCAAAGTCCATTGATTTTTGATGATTTTAATTTTGATGGAACAGAAGATTTGGCTGTGAGGAACGGGAACAACAGTGGATATGGTGGACCTTCTTATGATATTTATGTTTATAATTCTACTAAACGACAATTTGTTTTAAGTAGTCAATTAACGAATTTGGTAGTTGAAAATCTTGGTATGTTTGTTACAGATCATAAAAGAAAAAGATTAATTACATATTCTAAATCTGGCTGTTGCTGGCACATGACAACAGAATATGAAGTTGTACCAAATAAAGGATTGCATAAGGTTCATGAATTAGAAGAAGATGCAATGAATAGTGAATTTGTAACCGTGACTATAAGAAACTTTATAAATAATAAATGGCAGACAAAAACTAAAAATTATAAAATAAGTGAATATTATAAAGAATAAGATCTGAGCGAAGTTTTTTAATTTTTAAAAAGTTACTTGCAATATAAAAAAGGTATATATTTAATTTAGAAAAATAAAGACAATGAATTTCGATAACTACAAGATTATTCCAAATTGCAATACACAAAAAATAGATTTATTTACAGCAGATGAAGAAGAAATTCTGGCTTGTGAAAAAACATTAAACATAAATTTTGATGAAGATTATAAAGAGTATGTTCAAGAATACGGAAGTGGGATTTTAGGAGGTACTTATGTGAGAGTTTATCTTCCTGAAACAATAATTCTTACTTTAGAAGAATGGAAAAACCGTATTACCGAATATTGGTTTTGGGACGAAGGAAAAGAAGTTTTAACGAAAGAAGAAGTGCTAAAATCGATTAGAGTTGGAGATACTTTTGATGGAGATGAAATCATTCTTTTAAACAGTCAATATTACATTCTGCCAAGGTATAGTGAAATGATTTATAAAGCAGGAAATACACTTGAAGAAACAATTTCGTGGCTTTGTTCGTCTGGTATTTTGACAGAAGCGTTTTCTGAAAGAGAATTTGAACCTTTTGATCCAAGCGGTTTTTTAAATTCCAATTAAAAAAAATTCCAAATTCCAAGTGCACAAAATGCATTTTGGAATTTGGAATTTTAAAATTTTGGAATTTATTTTCTAGTATTCAGGAGCTAATTCTAACTCCAATCCTTCTAAATCTTCAGTTATTGGAATCTGACAACCTAAACGACTATTAGACTTCACATAAAATGCTTCCGAAAGCATAGCTTCTTCATCATCTCCCATTTCTGGTAATGCAACATCATTAAGAACATAACACTGGCAAGAAGCGCACATGGCCATTCCTCCGCAGGTTCCTTCAACAGGAAGTTCGTATGCTTTGCATAACTCCATTATATTCATTGCCATATCGGTTGGAGCTTGTAATTCGTGTATAACTCCTTCTCGATCTTTAATTTTAATTAATACATCCATTTTTGATTATTGGAATTTACTGCAGAATTTGAAAACGTGTTCAAACCCTTTATTAATTTTAACTTTTCTCTTTTAAGCTAAAAGCGTATTCTTTTCTATTACCGTCTTTAAGGCGCATTTTTACACCAATAATATTACCTCCTTTTTCTAGTATTGTTACTAGAGAAATAACAGAGTAATAATCTTTATCAGCTTGGAAAATTAAGGTCCCTTCGTATGTAGAGTTTAAAATTCCTTGTTTATCTGTTTGCGCGCTAAGCTTTCGCGGATGCGAAAAATCGGCTGAGCTATATGTTGCTTTATTTGAAAACTTTGCTTTTCCGTCGCAAAGATCATATAAGAAATCATAATTACCAATTCTTAAAGCGCCTTCTTCAGTTTTGCCATTTGTAGAAAAAATGATTTGTCCTGAATATTGGAAATCTGACCATTCTTCGGATTCATTTACCCAAGCTTTTTCAGCAAATAGTGTTTGGCCCTGTTGTGCATTTACAGCGCTTATAAAAAATAATAAAAAAAGAGCGTAAAAGTTTCTCATAAGTTTAAGATTTAAGGGTTATGTTGACAAATTTAAGTTAAAAATGTAACAATTCCTTAACAGAAACTCTTAAAACTTTGCATTGTTTTTTATGAATGTGGCAAAAAGAGCCTTTTTTTTGATGTTATTTTATTGTTTTTTCAATTAAACAATAAAACACCTATTATTCTTGTTAAACCACGAGTGTTTAATTTTGAAGAAAAAGGAACTATTTGTTACATTACATTTACCACAGTTTCAATTTGTGGAGCATATTTTTTTATTGTTGTTTCAACACCTGCTTTTAGTGTCATTTGATTAACACTGCAGCTAATGCAAGCACCTTCCAAACGAACTTTTACATGTTTGTCATCTTCGATAGAGATTAATGAAATATCTCCGCCGTCAGATTTTAAGAATGGTCTTATCTCATCTAAGGCCAATAAAACATTACTTGTTAATTCTTCTGTTGTCATAATTTTATCAATTAGAAAATGTGTCAATTAGATAATTAGAAAATTCACTTTGAGCAAAATTATCTAATTGTCTAATTTTCAAATTATCTCATTAGTTTTATCTCAATTATCTAATTATTTTTTAACTGCCGAGCAACCTGCCATTGTTGTAATTTTGATGGCTTCTGTTGCTGGTAAGCTTTCATTTCTGTTTACTGTTTCTTGTACAACGTTTCTAGTAATTTCTTCAAAAACTGTTTCTATTGGAGAACCAGTCTGCAATGCTGCCGGACGACCGTAATCTCCTGCTTCGCGAATAGATTGTACAATTGGAACTTCTCCTAAAAATGGAACTCCTAAGTCTTCGGCAAGGTTTTTAGCGCCTTCTTGTCCAAAGATATAATATTTGTTTTCTGGCAATTCCTCTGGTGTAAAATACGCCATATTTTCTATAATTCCTAAAACAGGAACGTTGATGTTGTCTTGCATAAACATTGCCACCCCTTTTTTTGCATCGGCAAGTGCTACCGCTTGCGGAGTACTTACTACAACAGCTCCAGTAATTGGGAGCGACTGCATGATAGACAGGTGGATATCTCCAGTTCCAGGAGGCAAATCTAGAAGCATGAAATCTAATTCTCCCCAATCGGCATCAAAAATCATTTGATTTAATGCTTTTGCCGCCATTGGACCTCTCCAGATTACGGCTTGGCTTGGTGCTGTGAAAAATCCTATTGAAAGCATTTTGATTTCGTAGCTTTCAATTGGCTTCATTTTAGATTTTCCGTCAACAGCTATAGAAACAGGTTTTTCGTTTTCAACGTCAAACATGATTGGCATAGAAGGACCGTAGATATCGGCATCCAAAACACCAACTTTAAAGCCCATTTTTGCAAGTGTAACAGCTAAGTTTGCAGTTACAGTAGATTTTCCTACTCCTCCTTTACCAGAAGCAACTGCAATAATATTTTTAATTCCAGGAATAGCACGACCTTTAATTTCCGGTTTCTCTGCTGCTTCTACTTTAATGTTTACTTTTACTTTTGCATCGGGAGATATTAAATCATGAATTGTTTTTTTAATATCATCTTCTGCTCTTTTTTTGATGTGCATAGCAGGTGTATGCAATACAAGGTCTACAACAGCTTCATCTCCAAATGTAATGACATTGGTTACAGCGCCGCTTTCAACCATATTTTTTCCTTCTCCAGCAATAGTGATTGTCTCTAAGGCTTTTAGAATTTCTTTTCTATCTAGTTTCATTGTAATGGGCTATTTTTTTATTGTCCAAAATCAATCTTATAAGATTATATTTATTTAAACTGATTTCAGGGTGCAAAGATAACAGATTAAGTTCGGAAATTAAGCGTTTTTGAATTGTAATTATTGATATTGAGATTATTCAAAATTATGCCGTATTCATTTTTACCAGAAATCATAATTTGAGTAAGATCGATCGTTTTAATAAAGGCCGAAAAGTTTTTTCGTTTTAAACGAATTATTTTCTATAAGTTTTCTTTCAAATAAATAAAATTCTCACAAAACTTCGCTATATTTGATTACCCAAATCGATGATTACCAGACATAAAAAAAAATATGTGAAAACTAAGGTTTTTTTGAGTAATTTATTGGGTTTTCGGTATTTTTTTTAAAGTTATTTACCACTTAAAACTTTAAAAATATGCGAAATTTTACTTCTTCTTTAATTATTGTTACAGTCAGTTT includes these proteins:
- a CDS encoding XAC2610-related protein — protein: MKNIKYLLILISGICAAQNKFEVMNGSKRYSAEISVDNCNAENCEGKAVIKLVDKKSNRFFQTLTSDDLYFFLDEKQKPTVNVIQLYGEQSPLIFDDFNFDGTEDLAVRNGNNSGYGGPSYDIYVYNSTKRQFVLSSQLTNLVVENLGMFVTDHKRKRLITYSKSGCCWHMTTEYEVVPNKGLHKVHELEEDAMNSEFVTVTIRNFINNKWQTKTKNYKISEYYKE
- a CDS encoding SMI1/KNR4 family protein, with the translated sequence MNFDNYKIIPNCNTQKIDLFTADEEEILACEKTLNINFDEDYKEYVQEYGSGILGGTYVRVYLPETIILTLEEWKNRITEYWFWDEGKEVLTKEEVLKSIRVGDTFDGDEIILLNSQYYILPRYSEMIYKAGNTLEETISWLCSSGILTEAFSEREFEPFDPSGFLNSN
- a CDS encoding 2Fe-2S iron-sulfur cluster-binding protein, which gives rise to MDVLIKIKDREGVIHELQAPTDMAMNIMELCKAYELPVEGTCGGMAMCASCQCYVLNDVALPEMGDDEEAMLSEAFYVKSNSRLGCQIPITEDLEGLELELAPEY
- a CDS encoding NifU family protein; its protein translation is MTTEELTSNVLLALDEIRPFLKSDGGDISLISIEDDKHVKVRLEGACISCSVNQMTLKAGVETTIKKYAPQIETVVNVM
- a CDS encoding Mrp/NBP35 family ATP-binding protein translates to MKLDRKEILKALETITIAGEGKNMVESGAVTNVITFGDEAVVDLVLHTPAMHIKKRAEDDIKKTIHDLISPDAKVKVNIKVEAAEKPEIKGRAIPGIKNIIAVASGKGGVGKSTVTANLAVTLAKMGFKVGVLDADIYGPSMPIMFDVENEKPVSIAVDGKSKMKPIESYEIKMLSIGFFTAPSQAVIWRGPMAAKALNQMIFDADWGELDFMLLDLPPGTGDIHLSIMQSLPITGAVVVSTPQAVALADAKKGVAMFMQDNINVPVLGIIENMAYFTPEELPENKYYIFGQEGAKNLAEDLGVPFLGEVPIVQSIREAGDYGRPAALQTGSPIETVFEEITRNVVQETVNRNESLPATEAIKITTMAGCSAVKK